The window aatcattcccttgttttagtaaatcgtttcttaattttagtaaatCGTTTCTTAATTTTAGTCAATCGTTTCTTAATTTTAGTCAATCGTTTCTTAACTTTAGTCAATTGTTTCTTAACTTTAGTCAATTGTTTCCTAACTTTAGTCAATTGTTTCCTAACTTTAGTCAATTGTTTCCTAACTTTAGTCAATCGTTTCCTAATTTTAGTCAATTGGTTCCTAATTTTAGTCAATTGGTTCCTAATTTTAGTCAATTGGTTCCCTTGTTTTAGTCAAttgttcccttgttttagtcaattgttcccttgttttagtCAATTGTTTCCTTGTTTTAGTAAATCGTTTCTTAATTTTAGTCAATTGTTTCCTAACTTTAGTCAATTGTTTCCTAACTTTAGTCAATTGTTTCCTAATTTTAGTCAATTGTTCCCTTGTTTTAGAAGTAATAAATCAAAGGAAAAATCTCACACAATGTGCCCATGATTTCTACTAAAACGAGGAAACAAATGATTGGCTAATATTCATCCAGTGGTTCCAGTTCAGACTCAGTTCAGACTCACGCCGGACGGTCCAGTGATTCTCGGTTCTGCTGAACTCAGTATATTTGGTCTGTTTCAGACTCTGAGACAGTGGGTCGCTGTGGAGAGCGACTCCAGCGATGTTATGAAGCGATCCGACTTGCACAGAATGATGGACATGACGGCAGACAAACTCAGACTCATCGGAGGAAGCGTGGAAATGCTGGACGTCGGGACGCAGGCGGTCAGATAATGAGCTTCTCTAACCTTTGATTAAAACAGCTCTACTATTAAACTACTGACATCGATCAAGGTTGATGACCGTGGTGTCCGTCTCTCATACAGCTGCCCAATGGAAGCAGCATTGCTCTGCCTAAAGTGGTCACAGCTCGGTTCGGTGGAGATCCCAGCAAACGCACCGTCTGTGTTTACGGTCATGTGGATGTCCAGCCGGCCAAGAAAGAGGACGGATGGGCAACAGACCCTTACGAGCTCACAGATATCGACGGTAACCCTGAACCCGTCTCATTTCAGTATTAtgagatttacatttacaaacgaggaagcaatcaaaatcaacaaaagagcaatgatacgcaagtgctataacaagtctcggttagcttAACACAGTATACACGTAGAaaggtttgttttttaaattatataataaataaaaagaaaataggtAGAAttgagcaagctagtgttagaggcctttttttagcttttgttaactatataataaataaaaataaaacggatagaatacaaaaagattagagaagctagtgttctttttttgttttttaagaaaacaagcagttagtaaatgaatgcaagtctaaaatagttttattaatattttaatttaactatctttttctattttcacttttagttagttttagtcattttgttgtttttgttattagcTTATTTGTCTATATGCAATATGAAactaaatatgtctatatagtttttattaattttatatttaatgtactttattagatttgatatataatattatatcttTTTATCTTTTGGTATTTTTAGTAGACTACTCCAAGttgaattaaacaaaaatgagaaatgttgcaactaactgaaacaaaataagtatatatatatatatatatatatatatatatatatatatatatatatatatatatatatatatatatatatatatatatatatatatatatatatatatatatatgtgtgtgtgtgtgtgatatgtgCCTAAAGCGCTTTAGTAAAAAAACTGCCAAACAGTTTGAGTTTCTGGCCTGTAAGAAAAccagattattttatttgtaggAAATCTCTATGGAAGAGGAGCGTCTGACAATAAAGCGCCGGTGTTGGCCTGGATCCATACGGTGGAGGTCTACAAAGCCCTGAACATCGTAAGACATGATGAAATCAAAAGAAATGCAATGGGTTTCATACTGAGATCTGTTCAGGGTTTGACTGTTTCTTACAGGATCTGCCGGTGAATGTTAAATTCATCATTGAGGGAATGGAGGAGACCGGCTCTAACGGCCTGGACGACATGATTGTGGCTCAGAAAGACTCGTTCTTCTCAGATGTGGATTATATCATCATCTCTGACTGTGTCTGGCTCAGCAAACGCCCGGCGCTGACGTACGGAACCAGAGGAAACTGCTACTTCTTCGCTGAGGTCAAGAGATCAAAACATTCAGATGTGTTTAGTTTTATTACAGCAAACACAATATTTTATACATGTGCATGAGCCTTGTATTATGGTAAAAATCTGGGTGACATTATGTTGCAAGTCAGATGGACCCTAATTAGATTCGATACAATTCGCCAAAAATCAcgctatgaaaaaaaataaaaacaaaaaagaggtAAAAACAATTAACCATTAacatttatagtttttaaacattacaaaaaataaataaataaaatacatatgatttttaaaaatggatttagggctatatattttattttgtttacattttaacaagTGTGGAAAAGCATTTATTCTGTGTGATTTCCTGAAGATCATGCTaagatcatgggttcaattcaaggttactatagttaactaaaactaaagaaattgaaactaaatttaaaacaaacaaacaataataaataaataaatgtcattacttgaaataatatacaaaaaagtgcctgaaataaaaataattaaattattttaattaagtataatatgatgtactaaaataaaaattaatataataaaataaaaatgtataaaactatatatatatatatataatatatttgtacatgctatgaaaaattgaaaaatatatacaacAAAATTCTTaactattaaaacaaaatgaaaatagaaaatatagaaataaaaagattcaaaacattttgaaaaaactatttaaattatactaaaatactGCAACACTGATTCGATTTCACTGAATTATTTCCGACAACTCAAAACTCAATGTGGGTTAAACTGATTTGCAACACAATATATGAAGTTTGTGGAGTGTCAAGCCAGTTGTTAAGAGTGTAACCCGTGTAATCAGTCGCTTCATGTATGATCTGAGAAGTGTTTTTGGGTTTAGATGAACAGCAGTGCTCTTTACATGCCGTGTTTCTCTTGTGATGACGCAGGTCGAGGGACCCAAGAAGGATTTGCACTCTGGGCTTTACGGAGGAACAGTAATAGAGCCGATGACGGACCTGATCGGCATCTTAGGTGCTTATTAACCCTTGTGcatcaattaaaaaaagttacacaCAGGTTCATAGAGGGCAAAAATGTCCATGTCTAAAAACTGTCATAAAAATTTGAAGCTTGGGAGTACAGAATTAAGTttggtctcattttaaagaCGACCCTTGACAGATTATTGCTGAagtttaaaatgttgtaaaaaaaatttacatttatgaaaatgatttgtgagcaatttctatattttataaaacatgttgaacacaaaaattGCTAGAAAATAAAAGCCatgttgtgttccaaatttgaggctgatatctcaaaaaattagcttttagtaagattttgtttgggTGCAGTACCAGCACTATCTAgtaatttctataaaaaaattgtaattttgaagCCTTGCCAACAGAATGAAAGCCTATTAACAAAGACTGCATCATTTTATAGTTAAATAGCCCTGGAATTAAGCATTGCTGTTTTAATGGGTTTCAATGAGGACATTATTGTCCTTAAGGTCCTGAAAGGAACTATTTTTTGTACCTAgtgtaaaatagatttattaaaggaaatgagggtgaaatattaaaattccagTAAAAATACACACCAAGAAAATGTCCATAAGGTCACACAAGGGTTAAACCATTCGACTCTTTACTGTTCCAGATGTcatatgaaaaacagtagtttTGTTCCTCAGATAAACTCATCAGCCCCAGCGGGAAGATCCTGATCCCCGGCATTAGAGAAGCGGTCGCGCATCTGTCTGACGAGGAGTGGAAGATGTACCAAGACATCGAGTTTGACCTGGAGAGCTTCAAGAATGATATCGGCCTGAGCGAACTTATGTACAGCAACAAGGCAAGAAACACAACTTAAGGAACAGCTCTCGAGTCATACACTGGAAAAATAAATccgtaaaataacagaaaaagtacTGCAAGCTCATTACACATGACATTATCCATTAACTTTACGGACATTTCTGTTAactctaaaacacaatgcaatgaagTGTGAAATTAAGAATACTGGTgaaacacctgtaaaaaaataaatacggaaaaattccttcaaattatacagtatattgtgccctatttttagagatttgttttagtgtgagagatttgttttatattatttagaaaTTTATGGTAATTCATGTATTTTCTTAATTCTTCACTTGCATCAGGTtgacatgcatttattttatttaaatttttttttttttagttattttgggACTGAatgttaaactaaactaaaatgagaaatgctgctgAGCtagttgttttatatttaatttttatttcagtttatttattatttattcgtttttttatggtttagtttattttagtaaagTCGAGTTGCATCTAGCTTTATTTAGtactaaactttaaaaaaagttatttttttccaagttatatttctttatggtttcagtttattttagtactgtaaaagttaagttaaatgaaaatgagaaatgtagatttgacaattagctgaaataaaatgtttaattttttaaaatttattttatttgaagttttttttatttgaagtaaccaaaatgtttttatggctTTTGTTTTAGTTGTTTAGTGCTAAAcgttaaaataaacaaaatgttaacaACAATGCTAAAAACTATCAAATTTTGCTTAATCACAACGTTTAATCATtgcagttaatagtgttcaccaTCTATTTGATTACGTGTAATttgtaactaactgcatgatttttactgtacatttctgtcatagtcaccactaataacctactcctaaatataatgtagaaacttaatattttctgtaaagctgctttgcaacgattatcgtgaaaagcgctataaaaataaacttgaattaaataaaataaaataacttttttatattttattttatttcagttaaagtttatttgaTTTCAAGTAACATATTTTATGGTTTAAACATCTTTTCATTGACACAACTGAAATAACAGATCATTTTTTTCCACCAGtacgctcttaaaaataaaggtgcaagtacagtaaaaatgcaAGGGAAAAGATGCCAGTTTTTTAAGGAATAGTTCCTCACTTACTCAGTATTCAAGCTTTGTTCAAGGAAACCCATGGAAATACATGTTTTTCCCTTCTTGGCTCCATCAGGTGGATCTTCTCGCCCATCGCTGGCGCCACCCAACCGTGTCGATCCACGGCATCGAGGGTGCTTTCTCCTCACCGGGCACCAAGACTGTCATCCCAGCCAAAGTCATCGCCAAGTTCTCCATCCGTCAGGTTCCTAACATGGATCCAGCCGTGGTGGAAAAACAGGTGAAGCAGATGAAGCTCATTTTAATGTGTAGAAattagggatgggcgatatcttaTCGTTTGCGATATTCCAGTAAAAATTCTCCCTACGATAAGAATTAGTCTTCCTGCGATAATAACGATAAAGTCTTGTTGTTGACATATTTCTGTGTGAGACTGTGCGGAGCGACATCGTGGAAGGCGGATGTGAAATTGAGAAGGAGTTTATCGCTAAATAAAGAGCTCCTCCTTCAATCTGTAACTGGGCTGTACAGTGCACAAAAAAATCAGGCGATGAATAAATATACTACAGTAGCATGTGTGCGATACAGTTTTGCATGTGTATGAGCCTGTTGTCCGACAAAGATATTATTTATTGACATGCTTTTTCTCCAAATTAACTTCATAACATAGTCGAGcgtttgaaataacttttttttgtgaCCAGACGTGGTTTCATATTACAGAATGATAGTTTTATATACAGCGATAAAGGTTAtgttagcattgcattataaatatactttctttattaaaaaataccTGAGATTGCTTGAACAACACAGATAATCCATATATTCTGTGCAATCATATGTTTAATGTCTTCATCAGTTAAAATTTCTCTGTCTCCGTTTGCGTTTTATTCAGCGATTAGCTGGATACCTTTGTCCATATTATGGATTTCATGGAGCGTCGTCAGTGCCATTACTTCTGTGATGCATATGAGTTTCTGCGCAAGAGCGCCCCCCGGCTTCCAGTATGAATTAAACAGTCATTACATTACGTGTGTACTCAGTAATAACCCTattttaggttaaaaaaaaaaaatgggaaagATGATACTTTTCTCTAAAGAAACAGGATTCCCTCAATTATCGTCATTTGATATCATTATCGCAATAAATACCAGAAACATcggaatatatttttaatctcaTATTGCCCATCTCTAGTAGAAATGACTGTTCACGTTATAACTGGTGCTGTTTAACCCCAGGTGACTGATTATTTACACTCGGTGTTTGCGAAGCGCAAGAGTCCCAACAAACTCAACATCACGATGGTCATCGGAGCCAAACCTTGGCTGGCCGATCCCAAACATCCGCTGTATGAAGCCGGGAAAGCAGCGGTCAAGAGAGGTCCACACACTTCACTTCTGCTCTGAATCCCAGTCTCACGTTTTCTCTATTAATTTCTTGCATTGAGTCTCTAACTTTTGTCTTttgttctgattttttttttaaatacttgcAAGTAATTTAGAACTTGTTTAATAAtctattttcttttaaacaaaccAAGTTccatatggagaaaaaaacgcATGGGAAAAACCTTTCTGGACCAGCAAAACATACAATTATGCCAATTTGTATAGTCTTAATTGTTTCATGGGTGCATAAATTCAATTCACATAGCAGAAAGCAAAGCAAGATTTATTAAagagtgttattttaaaatcattgagatattatattttattaatattttgaaggttttttttttgcatgtttttgtaatttttattagttttttaaaattctatatagttttttccataaattatttattagttttagttttaaactaaacaaaaatgagaaataaacctggaataaactatatttttatgtaCGTCTACatgaattttataatttttattgtagTTTCAGTTGTTTTCATACATCAAGttaatttggaaaataaaataaagaaattaaaatgagaaattggCAACTAGCtgcaataataaatattaaataatattaatagcattttatttcagttaatgtttattttatttaaagtaatgaaaatgcttttaatggtttaaagttttagttaactataacaaagactatagaatacccttAAAGGGActtaattaactttttcactTAAGATTTTGATATAAAGTGACAAAGTACAAAAGCgcacaaacaaaaaagtgacattaagtaaaaaaaaaaaaaagtacaaaagcgcacaaaaaaatacaag is drawn from Onychostoma macrolepis isolate SWU-2019 chromosome 16, ASM1243209v1, whole genome shotgun sequence and contains these coding sequences:
- the cndp1 gene encoding cytosolic non-specific dipeptidase, which translates into the protein MMNSISLVCLLLCTRVSSFRFEELTQYVASHEEEFIETLRQWVAVESDSSDVMKRSDLHRMMDMTADKLRLIGGSVEMLDVGTQALPNGSSIALPKVVTARFGGDPSKRTVCVYGHVDVQPAKKEDGWATDPYELTDIDGNLYGRGASDNKAPVLAWIHTVEVYKALNIDLPVNVKFIIEGMEETGSNGLDDMIVAQKDSFFSDVDYIIISDCVWLSKRPALTYGTRGNCYFFAEVEGPKKDLHSGLYGGTVIEPMTDLIGILDKLISPSGKILIPGIREAVAHLSDEEWKMYQDIEFDLESFKNDIGLSELMYSNKVDLLAHRWRHPTVSIHGIEGAFSSPGTKTVIPAKVIAKFSIRQVPNMDPAVVEKQVTDYLHSVFAKRKSPNKLNITMVIGAKPWLADPKHPLYEAGKAAVKRVFAVEPDLIREGGTIPIAKTFQDVTGKNIIMLPIGGFDDGLHSQNEKISRYNYIEGTKLFIAYLHEVSQIKKY